In Harpia harpyja isolate bHarHar1 chromosome 12, bHarHar1 primary haplotype, whole genome shotgun sequence, a single window of DNA contains:
- the LOC128149263 gene encoding C-C motif chemokine 3-like encodes MKVPAAALVALLLVAARSPSEAHLDGVPTTCCFSYQQRPVPRGLVASVYVTSSSCTQPGVILVTKKKKELCVDPQAPWVRAHLKHFQALKN; translated from the exons ATGAAGGTCCCCGCAGCCGCCCTGGTCGCTCTCCTCCTCGTGGCCGCCCGCTCCCCGTCCGAGGCCCATCTCG ACGGCGTCCCCACCACCTGCTGCTTCAGCTACCAGCAACGCCCCGTCCCGCGCGGCCTCGTCGCCTCCGTCTACgtcaccagcagcagctgcacccaGCCGGGAGTGAT CCTGGTCACCAAGAAGAAGAAGGAGCTGTGCGTGGACCCCCAGGCGCCCTGGGTGCGGGCGCACCTGAAGCACTTCCAGGCCCTGAAGAACTGA
- the LOC128149262 gene encoding regakine-1-like — MKVFSLALLTLLLAAIWTGSQGVSFRSSYSVCCYQKMFFWQKIPASSIKRYQKTPSHCSRKAVRVELQNGRKICVDLEQSWFQQYLQKKLTSTST; from the exons ATGAAGGTCTTCTCCTTGGCCCTGCTCACCCTGCTGCTGGCGGCAATCTGGACTGGAAGCCAGGGTGTCTCCT TCCGCAGTTCCTACAGCGTGTGCTGCTACCAGAAGATGTTCTTCTGGCAGAAAATCCCTGCCTCCTCCATCAAGCGCTACCAGAAGACGCCTTCCCACTGCTCCCGCAAGGCCGTGCG CGTGGAGCTGCAGAATGGGAGGAAGATCTGCGTGgacctggagcagagctggttcCAGCAGTACCTGCAGAAGAAGTTGACCAGCACCTCCACGTGA
- the LOC128149261 gene encoding C-C motif chemokine 13-like, whose amino-acid sequence MAKTAGVVCALLLLAALCCQSLAQRAPAMPDKCCFKFQTRRIKRDNVVACYPTSPECPHEAVIFRVRSGKEICTQASRAWVRKYQKSFQVSSFSIPS is encoded by the exons ATGGCGAAGACAGCCGGGGTGGTCtgcgccctcctcctcctcgccgcgcTGTGCTGCCAGAGCCTGGCTCAGA gagccccagccATGCCAGACAAGTGCTGCTTCAAATTCCAGACGAGAAGGATCAAGAGAGACAACGTCGTCGCCTGCTACCCCACCAGCCCTGAGTGCCCACACGAGGCTGTGAT CTTCAGGGTGAGGAGCGGGAAGGAGATCTGCACCCAGGCAAGCAGGGCCTGGGTGAGGAAGTACCAGAAGAGCTTCCAAGtcagctccttctccatccccagcTAG